One segment of Neoarius graeffei isolate fNeoGra1 chromosome 20, fNeoGra1.pri, whole genome shotgun sequence DNA contains the following:
- the slc16a5b gene encoding monocarboxylate transporter 6, which yields MTEGVDVPLTPRTTISNGSITHQARDSTDPSQSPEICSRTSSSHLSDMGSGQGQEHICEPEDQDSQEVESSSLHEGLQCHTELAKKRHNGHLAPDGGWGWAVLTATILVLALTLAFPSCIGIFYTDLQKEFQASNSETSWVPAIMTAVLHAGGPVCSILVECFGCRTTIMVGGILSGLGMVVSSFAQTMADLYIATGVITGLGFCLCFQPSVTMVGHYFVRRRAFASALSSTGTALGLSTLPLLANFLLGQFGWRGSFLVLGGVVLNCCVCGAVMRPLDVKMKVKALPIQSVNPLLKTNGILAQQDQKGLKGRLQSTLSTLMPFLCRHMAVDLIRTHPRFLAYALGVSWMMLGFLVPLVYLVPYATAHGIEQEHAALLMAVLGLVNVTVRPTAALLFGLKCFHGNCHFVYVFACALLVNGLSNCVCGAVTSFHALLAYVMVFAASMSIEGSLLYTVLMETVEMSRFQSALGLISIMESVMLLLGLPLAGMLADFTGQYSYVFFFCSVSVSTAGLFIMVSFYWLDRQSNKEGKRPFSEHNPNMKPRISLAADVGGNQVPLQRRKVQDTDITTNVQIMQCNRCSYNH from the exons ATGACCGAAGGTGTAGATGTTCCTCTGACCCCCAGGACCACAATAAGCAATGGCTCCATCACCCACCAGGCAAGAGACAGCACTGATCCTAGCCAAAGCCCTGAGATATGTAGCAGGACTTCCTCTTCACATCTTTCAGATATGGGATCAGGGCAGGGGCAGGAACATATCTGTGAGCCTGAGGATCAGGACAGTCAGGAAGTAGAGTCCTCCAGCCTTCATGAAGGGCTGCAGTGCCACACAGAACTAGCAAAAAAGCGACACAATGGACATCTGGCACCTGATGGAGGCTGGGGCTGGGCTGTACTGACAGCTACTATCCTGGTCTTGGCACTCACACTTGCCTTCCCATCCTGCATTGGCATCTTTTACACAGATTTGCAAAAAGAGTTCCAAGCAAGCAACTCTGAAACATCATGGGTGCCAGCCATCATGACAGCAGTACTACATGCAGGAG GCCCTGTATGCAGCATTCTCGTGGAGTGCTTTGGTTGTCGTACGACAATAATGGTGGGCGGGATCCTGAGTGGACTCGGGATGGTAGTCAGCTCTTTTGCTCAGACCATGGCAGACCTGTACATTGCCACTGGAGTCATCACAG GACTGGGATTCTGCTTGTGCTTCCAGCCATCAGTCACCATGGTGGGCCATTACTTTGTACGCCGCCGTGCCTTTGCCAGTGCCCTCTCTTCCACAGGAACAGCGCTGGGTCTAAGCACTCTGCCCTTGCTGGCCAACTTTCTGCTGGGGCAGTTTGGCTGGCGAGGCAGCTTCCTGGTGCTGGGTGGAGTAGTGCTCAACTGCTGTGTGTGTGGGGCTGTCATGAGGCCTCTGGATGTGAAAATGAAGGTGAAGGCACTGCCGATACAGTCAGTAAATCCACTCCTTAAAACCAATGGTATTCTTGCACAGCAGGATCAAAAGGGACTGAAGGGACGTCTACAGAGCACCCTGTCAACCCTAATGCCCTTTCTGTGTAGACATATGGCTGTTGACCTGATACGCACCCACCCACGCTTCCTTGCCTATGCCTTGGGTGTGTCATGGATGATGTTGGGCTTTTTAGTGCCACTGGTCTACCTGGTGCCATATGCCACCGCACATGGGATAGAGCAGGAGCATGCTGCTTTGCTTATGGCTGTCCTCGGTCTGGTCAACGTCACAGTAAGACCAACAGCAGCATTGCTTTTCGGACTTAAGTGCTTCCATGGAAACTGCCATTTTGTCTACGTGTTCGCCTGTGCCCTCTTGGTCAATGGCCTGAGCAACTGTGTATGTGGTGCAGTGACCAGTTTCCATGCACTCCTAGCCTATGTGATGGTATTCGCTGCTTCCATGAGTATCGAGGGCTCACTGCTCTACACCGTGTTGATGGAGACAGTAGAGATGAGTCGTTTTCAGTCAGCCCTGGGCCTCATCAGCATCATGGAGAGTGTCATGCTTCTTCTGGGCCTACCTCTCGCAG GAATGTTGGCAGATTTTACTGGGCAGTACAGCTACGTGTTCTTCTTCTGCAGTGTGTCTGTGTCCACAGCTGGCCTCTTTATCATGGTGTCTTTCTACTGGCTGGACAGACAGAGTAACAAAGAAGGGAAGAGGCCTTTCTCTGAACACAACCCCAATATGAAGCCCAGAATCAGTCTGGCTGCTGATGTTGGAGGCAACCAAGTGCCTTTGCAGAGAAGGAAGGTCCAGGACACTGATATTACCACTAATGTTCAAATAATGCAGTGTAACAGGTGTTCATACAACCACTAG